Proteins encoded together in one Drosophila albomicans strain 15112-1751.03 chromosome 2R, ASM965048v2, whole genome shotgun sequence window:
- the LOC117575046 gene encoding neither inactivation nor afterpotential protein G: MGTHLKKILLIGACIIGCISILFMLVCRLLQDNIPNVLPIKDREFTFDYVIVGAGTAGSTLASLLVKHTNGSVLLIEAGGSFGYLSRIPILTTFQQKGINDWSFLSMPQKHSSRGLIERRQCLPRGKGLGGSANLNYMLHFDGHGPDFDSWRDMHNLSDWSWKYMRPFMMAAKSKATELFEIPRSYSALSQALNEAESQFANKPWKFRRSVYNIKNGLRHSVLKKFLLPVLRSVNLRLLPQALVKRIQLAAKPTLGASSILVGVKNEDNKELELNIKVRRELLLCAGAYQTPQLLLASGIGERTELAKLQLPLQHHLPLVGHGLHDHFNLPLFVSIGIVGPTLNQQTFLSPLNLFNYLSSGTGAFGNFGVVGHVSGHENPLPFGITFFGAGAIDESALMSISNFKREAFRALFPRYHNASQEGFVVISSCLQPKSRGTVSLLHKNMRRNPQIDPNYLSDQQDVACTMAAIRNAVKLVTSASFAKLQPRIHWPKLQECANFGPFERDFVQNQPSDLYLECLMRHVGLGSHHPGGSCALGSVVDSQLRLYGVPNVRIVDASVLPRPISGNPNTAIAAIAMRAASWILKDELRDFS; the protein is encoded by the exons ATGGGAACGCATTTGAAAA AAATATTGCTGATTGGCGCCTGCATCATTGGctgcatttccattttgtttatgCTCGTTTGTCGTTTACTGCAAGACAATATTCCCAATGTATTGCCAATAAAAGACAGAGAATTTACATTCGACTATGTGATAG TTGGGGCTGGAACAGCAGGATCAACGCTTGCCTCTTTATTGGTTAAACACACCAATGGCAGTGTATTGTTGATTGAGGCTGGCGGCTCTTTTGGCTATCTCAGCCGCATCCCCATACTCACCACATTTCAGCAGAAGGGCATCAACGACTGGTCCTTTCTTTCAATGCCTCAAAAGCACTCTTCCAGGGGATTGATCGAAAGGCGGCAATGTCTGCCCAGAGGCAAGGGTTTGGGTGGCTCAGCAAATTTGAACTACATGCTGCACTTTGATGGCCATGGCCCTGACTTTGATTCGTGGCGCGATATGCACAATTTAAGCGATTGGAGCTGGAAGTACATGCGTCCATTTATGATGGCCGCCAAATCGAAGGCTACTGAACTGTTTGAGATACCAAGGAGCTACTCCGCGCTATCGCAAGCTTTAAATGAAGCTGAATCTCAGTTTGCAAATAAGCCATGGAAATTTCGTCGCTCCGTGTACAACATAAAGAATGGACTACGGCACTCGGTGCTCAAAAAGTTTCTGCTGCCTGTGCTTAGGAGCGTCAATCTGCGTCTGCTGCCTCAGGCTCTAGTCAAGCGAATTCAGCTGGCTGCCAAGCCCACATTAGGAGCAAGCTCAATTCTAGTGGGTGTAAAGAACGAGGACAACAAAGAGCTGGAGCTCAATATTAAAGTGCGCCGTGAGTTATTGTTATGTGCAGGCGCCTACCAAACTCCTCAACTTTTGCTGGCCTCTGGCATTGGCGAACGCACAGAGTTGGCTAAGTTGCAATTGCCGTTGCAGCATCACTTGCCACTGGTGGGGCACGGTCTGCACGATCATTTCAATCTGCCATTGTTTGTCTCCATTGGCATAGTTGGACCCACTCTCAACCAGCAAACGTTTCTTAGTCcgctcaatttatttaattacttaagcAGCGGCACTGGAGCTTTTGGAAATTTTGGTGTTGTGGGCCATGTGTCTGGCCATGAGAATCCTTTGCCATTTGGCATCACTTTCTTTGGTGCTGGCGCCATTGATGAAAGTGCTTTGATGTCTATTTCCAATTTTAAACGTGAAGCATTTCGGGCACTCTTTCCGCGCTATCACAATGCGTCGCAAGAGGGGTTTGTGGTCATTTCCAGTTGTCTACAGCCCAAGTCCAGGGGCACTGTATCGTTGTTGCACAAGAACATGCGCAGAAATCCACAAATAGATCCCAATTATTTGAGCGACCAGCAGGATGTGGCATGCACCATGGCAGCTATAAGGAATGCTGTTAAG TTGGTCACCTCGGCTTCTTTTGCCAAATTGCAACCGCGCATTCATTGGCCCAAGCTGCAGGAATGCGCCAACTTTGGACCATTTGAAAGAGATTTTGTGCAGAATCAACCCTCGGATCTTTATTTGGAATGTTTAATGCGACATGTTGGTCTCGGCTCACATCATCCAGGTGGTAGTTGTGCTTTAGGCAGCGTTGTCGACTCGCAACTTAG ACTATATGGTGTTCCCAATGTGCGTATAGTCGATGC
- the LOC117574261 gene encoding zinc finger FYVE domain-containing protein 26 homolog: protein METQQQPEQLQQLIDLLPPRRRLFVKFLNANGGLSHNERLKALLIALPYPTLQILQVLHAQSKFQIGRIISAALRQLLDDDASAVDSPAASTRSLSVLANFPQQILEAASMQQKLKDRLVAVPWGKNDNIMLALLARQDSHMINTVFQAQKQQQEQQILWSNAPNARQLVLHLALQQREHFVPRLSQLLKNFECINDHTLRNNLLILRLADEFALSTQPLDELAALNQVLDTFNVAAVPVDLQPVHQFFYADFQRLSALLKFLQNQQDGNACKTIKVEALLRAPGVLPLIYEYGIQSNGDQIVQLIEDTFKWQQQTPSLKCLRAEEMETLSYYQALCHVHNAILEHHDATTREQLLLLSTQLRQLRGINTLCSVLMDIFQLVFLRWEQLQKPNQRDSDNDADGDNDGDDDDEQYVDDEATPPRTFDVPNAKQRRYGFICRASVLYALFAFLKSFVTKKLHTQDFKCATEEEQRCFQRLMDAISEALWKFSILQKIEQSLTKATPRRGCQLEPEQLLQLIQQHNHTKEKASSDDESRERCYHASSLTRRKSRRQRRAASFSGQAASRAVDGPTLEECRARAHQLKHCGSVMERRHIEPQMAVAIMQPPERSIIPKMLNTPEQLAIMALALKNFNDVKYIIETFHLEDSQLNRELQFMEHQQLIKQKLSGIYANYEALDGDGNVASDGTTTTVEKIKSVAAKGFELSKIISVVDNFAQAQKLQHSAELRSLLQRHSANVQYAFLQQFQERNLNALIICDLIVNLRFNREITCNLLLVIRRQQQQQQEQQQQLSGDGSSDVNPREIGAMYLIQNLCECMRLLEGAGRKPALNELLYRHIYALKPAPLALQLQREAAFTTLYKKTSQDYSHSRDLRAHASLFQQLKSRHNYYARFCGYAQQLARLLQLRDPNLEYHNTQLLRHDPYQVIGELIYECDITPLEIESNVNALHLNLVHVIALNICPQLTEAGGRQLQRSVQPQKQESIHNYIFQHNQLLAQLLQAIQVGDLTPINATETSLDYSCLQQLMQLPEMSTLSLMYARNPVMAALHTYKLDSTTLERLDLSKELQLNILLLGIGGQTEPIRQLKSRMDLLISQLIEKDPRQIQLAFHMHALGTRAKLLQQHFTKISSSQLAKELIERTLQHRAATRDIPTALRSQLEHTLSDITIYAKVSSLLLFESWPQAYDFGRQTPNVIFEQLLQGRHYELCYDWCRMVQLTDAAGQQRVCLLTLLDTLLELNDDDELDANLLRIAELFPIPVMVNFLDTHKDKMRSLALLKWLIDYLECHARDPGPYRNYQLSLELMRQLPIEERHNFWSLLRYPLLIVEQLVMNTRFELLTKLLEPVRAKLQQRMPMGPCVYCFDKRGHVYNVSSGPSSGKLRFQLGHSNSEAFILLNFNAYQQDHVISNDCFDLLLRIYASKALDYNIASVRREGSVEPGSLGTDVQNSLDSLCGTFKMPSEAPTREQWTPDEEASHCMCCRRSAFTMLMRRHHCRRCGRVVCYACSTQRMIIPELYGEVEVRVCNDCYTPVVAEEQLHINETPAMPTRLSPTPPSSYKWRLSGIITHDKLLREEFCYDHAPSVALSLSILRHHLDQRQCVDLLLFHCRKLEKLIVPNPEVDYELVAKMMSCLALAAKVRGAPGEFESIREHSEIIMAVVQAGCESLIPAGPLNNHSVRQLADALVEAENWKLALEVHLKWGFATTGVMAAHGLACLRAGCYDAAREKFAHCMIRLSTEELNSSIYKDIFGKGPPSTASTMLKKRPQRGPALLQEILQLIATMPRSQPQPEALQRASLIRNSNTSLASLFSRRREPYVVQTPLHEPAINVMNALAKLKHIAKGQYGETTVTVTVDSRHSRDFEESMHYVLTYGSHTDIIAFLMQRDELSAALRYWLHQQLETDVFIQHIFLITLAAGRLPTLIEELQQLEPDAHLNAWRLPLLQTCRYLEQHQQLNSLYQLQILLKDPVRASMTCVKFYSLHCDNFQKLHANAQQLTLAHMHLQGELDVARWEYLQREQQSDGGRRVSVASNMAGTCITMQLDARALNGHINTIRRQTEVAKFLAQCEREQPEVNGSLYTLQILKQIRLETPRGLLPTLFDGVAEKIQLCILILMCGKNIDEGFGLAYGIMQEYKLGPMKVFGATAKYLAKNQRLGEVERLLDCIATNNGGSTSSDADELLSIAVNSAVNSHETEIKQALDRLVKRIGSIELRISSYIFIGQLKSAYLLANKHELLADIRKILRQAEMTNQVHIKKLCEKKLNISATPMSPTPL from the exons ATGGagacacaacagcaaccagagCAATTACAACAACTGATCGACCTACTGCCCCCCCGAAGAAGA CTCTTCGTCAAATTCCTCAATGCTAATGGTGGACTGTCACATAATGAACGTCTGAAGGCTCTACTCATTGCCTTGCCCTATCCAACGCTGCAAATACTCCAAGTGCTGCATGCGCAGTCCAAATTCCAGATTGGTCGAATAATTAGCGCTGCCCTTAGGCAATTGCTCGATGATGACGCATCTGCTGTTGATTCTCCAGCAGCATCAACACGATCACTCAGCGTACTTGCGAATTTCCCTCAACAGATCCTAGAGGCAGCGTCGATGCAGCAGAAGCTCAAGGACCGCCTAGTTGCTGTGCCATGGGGCAAGAATGATAACATAATGTTGGCGCTATTGGCACGCCAGGACTCTCATATGATAAACACTGTGTTCCAAgcacaaaaacagcagcaggaacagcagATCCTATGGAGCAATGCACCGAATGCTAGACAACTAGTGCTACACCTGGCATTGCAGCAACGAGAACACTTTGTGCCACGCCTGAGCCAACTGCTCAAGAATTTTGAATGTATCAACGATCACACGCTGCGCaacaatttacttattttgcgACTTGCCGATGAATTTGCTCTGAGCACGCAGCCTCTTGATGAGCTGGCGGCGTTGAACCAGGTGCTGGACACCTTCAATGTGGCCGCAGTGCCCGTCGATCTGCAGCCGGTTCATCAGTTCTTCTACGCGGACTTTCAACGTCTGAGTGCTCTTCTGAAGTTTCTCCAGAACCAACAGGATGGTAACGCCTGCAAAACCATCAAAGTGGAGGCTCTGCTGCGTGCTCCTGGCGTTCTGCCACTTATCTATGAGTATGGAATTCAGTCTAACGGCGACCAGATTGTCCAGCTTATCGAAGACACCTtcaagtggcaacaacagaCGCCATCTCTTAAGTGTTTGCGGGCCGAGGAAATGGAAACATTGAGTTACTACCAAGCGCTTTGTCATGTGCACAATGCGATATTGGAGCATCATGATGCCACGACCAGGGAACAGCTGTTATTGCTCTCGACCCAGCTGCGTCAGCTACGCGGCATCAACACTCTGTGCTCGGTCTTAATGGATATCTTCCAATTGGTATTTCTGCGCTGGGAACAGTTGCAAAAGCCGAATCAACGCGATAGCGACAACGATGCTGATGGCGACAACGACGGGGACGATGATGACGAGCAGTATGTGGACGATGAGGCGACTCCACCACGCACTTTCGATGTGCCCAACGCTAAACAGCGACGATATGGCTTCATTTGTCGGGCTTCCGTTTTGTATGCTCTGTTCGCGTTTCTCAAGAGTTTCGTCACCAAGAAGCTGCACACACAGGACTTTAAATGCGCTACGGAGGAGGAGCAACGTTGCTTCCAGCGTCTGATGGATGCGATCAGTGAGGCACTGTGGAAATTTAGCATATTGCAGAAAATTGAGCAATCGCTGACGAAGGCAACACCGAGGCGAGGATGTCAGCTGGAGCCGGaacagctgctgcaattgaTTCAACAGCACAACCACACTAAAGAGAAAGCTTCCAGCGATGATGAGAGTCGAGAGCGATGCTATCATGCCTCCAGCCTCACGCGACGCAAGTCTCGCCGCCAACGACGCGCTGCCAGCTTCAGTGGACAGGCTGCAAGCAGAGCTGTTGATGGTCCCACACTGGAGGAATGTCGTGCACGCGCTCATCAGCTAAAACATTGTGGAAGTGTCATGGAAAGGCGGCATATTGAACCACAGATGGCTGTGGCAATTATGCAGCCTCCAGAGCGTTCAATTATACCCAAAATGCTAAATACGCCTGAGCAATTGGCCATTATGGCATTGGCGTTGAAGAATTTTAACGACGTCAAGTACATAATAGAG ACCTTCCACTTGGAGGACAGCCAGCTGAATCGGGAGCTGCAGTTCATGGAGCATCAGCAGCTAATCAAGCAGAAATTGTCTGGCATATATGCCAACTATGAGGCATTggatggcgatggcaatgtCGCGTCCGATGGCACCACAACTACTGTGGAGAAGATCAAAAGCGTCGCTGCCAAAGGCTTTGAACTATCCAAGATCATCAGCGTCGTGGATAACTTTGCGCAGGCGCAGAAGCTGCAACACAGCGCCGAGTTGCGAAGTCTGTTACAGCGGCACAGTGCGAATGTTCAGTATGCATTTCTGCAGCAGTTTCAAGAACGTAATCTCAATGCTCTGATCATATGTGATTTGATTGTGAATCTACGCTTTAATCGAGAAATCACTTGCAATCTCTTGCTGGTAATTAgacgccagcaacaacaacaacaagagcagcagcagcaactctcAGGCGATGGATCAAGTGATGTTAATCCACGCGAGATTGGCGCCATGTACCTCATACAAAATCTCTGCGAATGCATGCGTCTTCTTGAGGGCGCTGGACGCAAGCCGGCACTAAACGAGCTGCTCTATCGCCATATCTATGCGCTGAAACCAGCTCCACTCGCCTTGCAGCTGCAGCGCGAAGCTGCCTTCACAACGCTGTACAAAAAGACATCCCAGGATTACTCACATTCCAGGGACTTGCGAGCTCACGCATCACTCTTTCAGCAACTTAAATCGCGACACAATTACTACGCCCGCTTTTGTGGTTACGCTCAACAGCTAGCACGTTTGCTTCAGCTGCGGGATCCAAATTTGGAGTATCATAACACGCAATTGTTGCGTCACGACCCCTACCAGGTTATTGGCGAACTAATTTACGAGTGCGACATCACGCCGCTGGAGATTGAGAGCAATGTGAATGCTctgcatttgaatttagtacACGTTATTGCGCTTAACATTTGCCCACAACTCACAGAGGCGGGAGGCAGACAACTGCAACGTTCTGTGCAGCCACAGAAACAGGAGTCCATTcacaattatatatttcagcACAATCAACTACTCGCTCAATTGCTGCAAGCTATCCAAGTAGGTGACCTCACGCCTATCAATGCCACAGAGACGTCCTTGGACTATAGTTGCCTTCAGCAATTGATGCAGTTGCCCGAGATGTCTACGCTGTCGCTGATGTACGCCCGCAATCCAGTGATGGCTGCTCTACACACCTACAAGTTAGACAGTACAACGCTGGAGCGCCTAGATCTGAGCAAGGAGTTACAATTGAATATTCTACTTCTTGGCATTGGCGGTCAGACTG AACCTATTCGACAATTGAAGTCACGTATGGATCTCTTGATCAGTCAGTTGATAGAAAAGGATCCACGGCAAATTCAACTGGCATTTCACATGCACGCATTGGGTACGCGAGCCaaactgctgcagcaacacTTTACCAAGATCTCAAGCAGTCAGTTGGCCAAGGAGCTTATTGAGCGCACACTCCAGCATCGAGCGGCGACTAGGGACATTCCCACTGCGCTGCGCAGTCAACTTGAGCATACATTATCAGACATTACGATCTATGCAAAAGTCTCCTCACTGTTGCTGTTTGAGAGTTGGCCACAAGCCTACGACTTTGGCCGGCAGACGCCGAATGTGATATTCGAGCAGCTGTTACAGGGACGACATTACGAATTGTGCTACGATTGGTGTCGCATGGTGCAGCTAACGGATGCAGCTGGTCAGCAGCGTGTCTGTCTGCTCACTCTGCTCGATACGCTGTTAGAGTtaaacgatgatgatgagctgGACGCAAATTTGTTACGCATTGCGGAACTATTTCCCATACCAGTTATGGTCAACTTTCTGGACACGCACAAGGACAAGATGCGTTCGCTGGCACTGTTGAAGTGGCTTATTGATTATCTAGAGTGTCATGCTCGGGATCCTGGACCGTATCGTAACTACCAGTTGTCCCTTGAGCTGATGCGTCAATTGCCAATTGAGGAGCGTCATAATTTCTGGTCGTTGTTGCGTTATCCGCTGCTAATTGTGGAACAACTGGTAATGAACACTCGTTTCGAGCTGCTGACCAAACTGCTGGAGCCGGTGCGTGCCAAGTTGCAGCAACGCATGCCCATGGGACCATGTGTCTACTGCTTCGATAAGCGTGGCCACGTCTACAATGTCAGCAGCGGTCCCAGCAGCGGCAAGTTGCGCTTCCAATTGGGTCACTCCAATTCGGAGGCATTTATACTGCTCAACTTCAACGCGTATCAACAGGATCATGTAATTAGTAATGATTGCTTTGATTTGCTACTCCGCATCTACGCCAGCAAGGCGCTGGACTACAACATAGCCAGTGTGCGACGCGAGGGCTCCGTTGAGCCGGGATCTCTGGGCACAGATGTGCAAAACTCGCTAGACTCGCTGTGCGGAACCTTTAAGATGCCCAGCGAGGCGCCCACTCGTGAGCAATGGACACCAGATGAGGAGGCCAGCCACTGCATGTGTTGCCGCCGGTCCGCCTTCACAATGCTGATGCGACGTCATCATTGCAGACGTTGTGGTCGTGTGGTGTGCTATGCCTGTTCCACGCAGCGCATGATTATTCCAGAGCTGTACGGTGAAGTAGAGGTGCGTGTCTGTAATGATTGCTATACGCCAGTTGTGGCAGAGGAGCAGTTACACATTAATGAAACACCTGCCATGCCGACACGTTTATCTCCCACTCCTCCCTCGAGCTATAAGTGGCGACTCAGTGGCATCATTACGCACGACAAGCTACTGCGCGAGGAATTCTGCTATGATCATGCACCAAGCGTCGCCTTGAGTTTGTCCATATTGCGACATCATTTGGATCAACGGCAGTGCGTGGACTTGCTGCTTTTCCACTGTCGCAAGCTGGAGAAGCTAATTGTACCCAATCCAGAGGTGGACTACGAACTGGTAGCCAAGATGATGAGTTGTCTTGCCTTAGCAGCTAAG GTGCGAGGAGCTCCTGGTGAATTTGAGAGCATTCGCGAGCACTCAGAGATTATTATGGCTGTGGTTCAAGCAGGCTGTGAATCCTTAATTCCAGCTGGACCATTAAACAATCATAGTGTGCGGCAATTGGCGGATGCGCTCGTCGAGGCAGAGAATTGGAAGCTGGCCCTGGAGGTGCATCTGAAGTGGGGCTTTGCCACTACGGGTGTTATGGCAGCCCATGGCTTGGCTTGTTTACGTGCAGGCTGCTACGATGCAG CACGTGAGAAGTTTGCTCACTGCATGATCCGACTGTCCACAGAAGAACTCAATAGCAGCATATACAAGGACATCTTCGGCAAAGGCCCGCCCTCTACAGCTTCTACAATGTTGAAGAAGCGGCCGCAACGTGGACCTGCCTTACTGCAAGAAATACTCCAGCTGATTGCCACAATGCCACGATCCCAGCCACAGCCGGAGGCACTGCAACGTGCCTCGCTCATACGCAACTCGAATACCTCCTTGGCTTCGTTGTTCTCTCGACGTCGCGAGCCCTATGTGGTGCAGACACCACTTCACGAACCAGCCATTAACGTAATGAATGCACTGGCCAAACTCAAGCACATTGCCAAGGGCCAGTACGGCGAAACTACTGTTACTGTCACTGTGGACAGTCGACACTCTCGAGACTTTGAGGAATCCATGCACTATGTGCTCACCTATGGCAGCCACACAGACATAATTGCCTTTCTAATGCAGCGCGATGAGCTAAGCGCCGCTCTTCGATATTGGCTGCACCAGCAACTGGAGACTGACGTCTTTATACAGCACATATTCCTGATCACGCTGGCTGCGGGTCGCTTGCCAACACTAATTGAGGAGCTGCAGCAATTAGAACCAGATGCACACTTAAATGCCTGGCGACTGCCGTTGTTGCAAACCTGTCGCTACTTagagcagcatcaacagctcAACTCTTTGTACCAATTGCAGATTCTGCTGAAGGATCCAGTGCGCGCAAGCATGACTTGCGTTAAGTTTTACTCACTGCACTGCGACAACTTTCAGAAGTTGCATGCCAATGCCCAGCAGTTGACACTGGCACATATGCATCTGCAGGGTGAGCTGGACGTGGCGCGCTGGGAGTATTTGCAGAGAGAGCAGCAGTCAGACGGCGGTAGGCGTGTAAGCGTAGCGAGTAACATGGCTGGCACTTGCATAACCATGCAGTTGGATGCGCGTGCTCTTAATGGTCACATTAATACGATACGACGCCAAACAGAAGTTGCAAAGTTTCTGGCACAGTGTGAACGAGAACAGCCTGAAGTGAATGGCTCGCTGTACACTTTGCAAATACTCAAACAGATCCGACTGGAGACGCCACGCGGCTTGTTACCCACCCTTTTCGATGGCGTGGCAGAGAAAATACAACTGTGCATTCTGATATTGATGTGCGGCAAAAACATTGACGAAGGCTTTGGATTGGCATACGG CATCATGCAGGAATACAAACTGGGGCCCATGAAGGTGTTTGGCGCAACTGCCAAATACTTAGCAAAGAATCAACGTCTGGGCGAGGTGGAACGCCTGCTAGACTGTATTGCTACCAATAATGGTGGCAGCACGTCTTCGGATGCAGATGAACTACTATCGATTGCTGTCAATTCTGCAGTGAACAGCCATGAAACGGAGATAAAACAAGCGTTGGACAGGCTGGTGAAACGTATTGGTAGCATAGAGCTACGCATATCgtcatacatttttattggtCAACTAAAGTCTGCGTATTTGCTGGCCAATAAACATGAGCTTCTGGCCGACATTCGTAAAATTCTAAGGCAGGCGGAGATGACCAACCAAGTGCACATTAAAAAACTGTGCGAGAAAAAACTGAACATAAGTGCAACTCCAATGTCGCCAACGCCACTGTGA